One window of Alteriqipengyuania lutimaris genomic DNA carries:
- the pufL gene encoding photosynthetic reaction center subunit L, whose product MALLSFERKYRVRGGTLIGGDLFDFWVGPFYVGFFGVTAAISALLGTLLIFAAASQGPTWNPWLISIDPPPIEAGLAAAPLNAGGYWQIITVCALIAFGSWALRQVEICRKLGMGYHVPIAFSFAILAYATLVVFRPLWLGAWGHGFPYGIFSHLDWVSNIGYQYVNFHYNPLHMVAITFFFTTNLALALHGALVLSAVNVPKGEEVKSPEYEDTFFRDFIGYSIGTIGIHRLGLLLALNAGFWSAACIIISGPLFVGSWPDWWDWWRTIPVWS is encoded by the coding sequence ATGGCGCTCCTGAGTTTCGAGCGGAAATACCGCGTGCGTGGCGGCACGTTGATCGGGGGCGACCTGTTCGATTTCTGGGTGGGTCCCTTCTACGTCGGTTTCTTCGGCGTGACGGCGGCGATCAGTGCGCTGCTGGGCACCCTGCTGATCTTCGCCGCGGCCTCGCAGGGCCCGACCTGGAATCCGTGGCTCATCTCGATCGACCCTCCGCCGATCGAAGCGGGGCTGGCCGCCGCGCCGCTCAACGCGGGTGGATACTGGCAGATCATCACGGTCTGCGCGCTGATCGCCTTCGGGTCGTGGGCGCTGCGGCAGGTCGAAATCTGCCGCAAGCTGGGGATGGGGTACCACGTGCCCATCGCCTTCAGTTTCGCCATACTGGCCTACGCGACGCTGGTCGTGTTCCGCCCGCTGTGGCTGGGGGCCTGGGGACATGGCTTCCCCTACGGGATATTCTCGCACCTCGATTGGGTGTCGAACATCGGATACCAGTACGTCAATTTCCACTACAACCCGCTGCACATGGTCGCGATCACGTTCTTCTTCACGACGAACCTCGCGCTCGCCCTGCACGGTGCGCTGGTGCTTTCGGCGGTGAACGTGCCCAAGGGCGAAGAGGTCAAGTCGCCGGAATACGAGGACACCTTCTTCCGCGACTTCATCGGCTATTCGATCGGCACCATCGGCATCCACCGGCTGGGCCTGCTCCTGGCGCTCAATGCCGGTTTCTGGAGTGCGGCCTGCATCATCATTTCCGGTCCGCTGTTCGTGGGCAGCTGGCCCGACTGGTGGGACTGGTGGCGCACCATCCCGGTCTGGTCCTGA
- the pufM gene encoding photosynthetic reaction center subunit M, with protein MSRYYNIFTQVQLDGPAEMGIDLPFADEPRIPLHWNAHWFGKLGQAQFGPIYLGWLGLASCIFGFLAISIIGWNMLASVGWSPIAFMREFFWLSLDPPGPEYGFSPFVPLAEGGWFILTGFFLTISVLLWWARTYRRAKALGMGLHVSWAFASAIWLFLVLGFIRPMLMGSWSEAVPYGIFPHLDWTNNFSLVHGNLFYNPFHCLSIVFLYGSALLFAMHGATILAVGRYGGEREIEQITDRGTAAERAGLFWRWTMGFNASMESIHRWAWWFAILTTLTGGIGILLSGTVVDNWYVWAQEHHYAPS; from the coding sequence ATGTCACGCTATTACAACATCTTCACCCAGGTCCAGCTCGACGGCCCGGCAGAGATGGGCATCGACCTGCCCTTCGCCGACGAGCCGCGCATCCCGCTGCACTGGAATGCCCACTGGTTCGGCAAGCTCGGCCAGGCGCAGTTCGGACCGATCTATCTCGGCTGGCTCGGCCTTGCGTCCTGCATATTCGGCTTTCTCGCGATCTCGATCATCGGCTGGAACATGCTCGCCTCGGTCGGCTGGAGCCCGATCGCCTTCATGCGCGAGTTCTTCTGGCTGTCGCTCGACCCGCCGGGACCCGAGTACGGCTTCTCGCCCTTCGTTCCGCTGGCCGAAGGCGGCTGGTTCATCCTGACCGGCTTCTTCCTCACCATCTCGGTGCTGCTGTGGTGGGCGCGGACCTATCGCCGGGCAAAGGCGCTCGGCATGGGGCTGCATGTCAGCTGGGCCTTCGCCAGCGCGATCTGGCTGTTCCTCGTGCTCGGCTTCATCCGCCCGATGCTGATGGGCAGCTGGTCCGAGGCGGTGCCTTACGGCATTTTCCCGCATCTCGACTGGACCAACAATTTCTCGCTGGTCCACGGCAACCTGTTCTACAACCCGTTCCACTGCCTCTCGATCGTGTTCCTCTATGGCTCGGCGCTGCTGTTCGCGATGCACGGGGCTACGATCCTCGCGGTCGGCCGCTATGGCGGGGAGCGCGAGATCGAGCAGATCACCGATCGCGGGACCGCGGCGGAGCGTGCGGGCCTGTTCTGGCGCTGGACGATGGGCTTCAACGCTTCGATGGAATCGATCCACCGCTGGGCCTGGTGGTTCGCGATCCTGACCACGCTGACCGGCGGGATCGGGATCCTGCTGTCGGGCACGGTGGTCGACAACTGGTACGTGTGGGCACAGGAACACCACTACGCCCCCAGCTGA
- a CDS encoding TspO/MBR family protein, with protein sequence MGRSWVLPIIVAGVAALGIAMLGGTITDLGPWYQGLEKPDWSPPSFVFPIAWTAIFALAALAAVSAWRAAPNSRVADTVIGLFALNGFLNVLWSLIFFRMQRPDWAFAELMLLWLSVAALILFCARYSRVAGLALVPYLVWVTIAGALNWSVVELNGPF encoded by the coding sequence ATGGGTCGCAGCTGGGTATTGCCGATCATCGTGGCGGGCGTCGCGGCGCTGGGCATTGCTATGCTGGGCGGGACGATCACCGATCTGGGGCCGTGGTACCAGGGCCTCGAAAAGCCCGACTGGAGCCCGCCGAGCTTCGTCTTCCCGATCGCGTGGACCGCGATCTTCGCGCTCGCCGCGCTGGCAGCGGTCAGCGCATGGCGCGCGGCGCCCAATTCGCGCGTGGCCGACACCGTGATCGGCCTGTTCGCGTTGAACGGCTTCCTCAATGTGCTGTGGAGCCTGATCTTCTTTCGCATGCAGCGGCCCGACTGGGCCTTTGCGGAACTGATGCTGCTGTGGCTCTCGGTCGCCGCGCTGATCCTGTTCTGCGCCCGCTATTCGCGCGTCGCGGGACTCGCGCTGGTGCCCTACCTCGTCTGGGTCACGATCGCCGGCGCGCTCAACTGGAGCGTGGTCGAGCTCAACGGTCCGTTCTAG
- a CDS encoding geranylgeranyl diphosphate reductase: MTQDIYDAVVVGGGPSGATIAKDLADAGRRVLLLDRAGRIKPCGGAVPPRLLKDFDVPQSLLVARARSARMIAPSDRKVDMPVGEIGYVGMVDRDVFDEWLRTRAAQAGAERRTGTFETIEREEGQPSTVCYRKRRGGELQRVRTRLVIGADGARSTVAAQNIAGAERMKCVFAYHEIIRSPANDSEGFDGSRCDVFYQGHLSPDFYAWVFPHGETASVGVGSANKGFSLRGAVARMRGDLHLDGCETIRREGAPIPLKPLKRWDNGADVIVAGDAAGVVAPASGEGIYYAMMGGRCVAQAAEQFLATGQPAALRQARKAFMREHGKVFWILGMMQHFWYSSDKRRERFVTMCADRDVQQLTWEAYMNKRLVRARPAAHMRIFLKDCAHLLGLRAAA; the protein is encoded by the coding sequence ATGACACAGGACATCTACGACGCAGTGGTGGTCGGCGGAGGGCCTTCCGGGGCGACGATCGCGAAGGACCTGGCGGATGCCGGGCGGCGCGTGCTGCTCCTCGACCGGGCGGGCCGGATCAAGCCCTGCGGCGGCGCGGTGCCCCCGCGCCTGCTGAAGGATTTCGACGTACCGCAAAGCCTGCTGGTCGCCCGCGCGCGCTCGGCCCGGATGATCGCCCCCTCGGACCGCAAGGTGGACATGCCGGTGGGCGAGATCGGCTATGTCGGCATGGTCGACCGCGACGTGTTCGACGAATGGCTGCGGACCCGTGCCGCGCAGGCGGGGGCCGAGCGGCGCACCGGCACCTTCGAGACGATCGAGCGCGAGGAAGGCCAACCCTCGACGGTCTGCTACCGCAAACGACGCGGCGGCGAGCTGCAACGGGTGCGCACCCGGCTCGTGATCGGCGCCGACGGCGCGCGCTCGACCGTCGCGGCGCAGAACATCGCGGGGGCGGAGCGGATGAAATGCGTCTTCGCCTATCACGAGATCATCCGGTCGCCTGCCAACGATAGTGAAGGTTTCGACGGCTCGCGCTGCGACGTCTTCTATCAGGGGCACCTCTCGCCCGATTTCTACGCCTGGGTCTTCCCGCATGGCGAGACCGCGAGTGTCGGCGTGGGCAGCGCGAACAAGGGCTTCAGCTTACGCGGCGCGGTCGCGCGGATGCGCGGCGACCTGCATCTCGACGGCTGCGAGACGATCCGCCGCGAAGGCGCGCCGATCCCGCTCAAACCGCTTAAGCGGTGGGACAATGGTGCGGACGTGATCGTCGCGGGCGATGCCGCAGGCGTGGTCGCCCCCGCCAGTGGCGAGGGGATCTACTACGCGATGATGGGCGGGCGCTGCGTGGCACAGGCGGCCGAGCAGTTCCTCGCCACCGGGCAACCCGCCGCGCTCAGGCAAGCGCGCAAGGCCTTCATGCGCGAGCACGGCAAGGTGTTCTGGATCCTCGGCATGATGCAGCATTTCTGGTATTCGAGCGACAAGCGGCGCGAGCGTTTCGTGACCATGTGCGCCGACCGCGACGTGCAGCAGCTGACGTGGGAGGCCTACATGAACAAGCGGCTCGTGCGCGCGCGGCCTGCCGCGCATATGCGCATCTTCCTGAAGGATTGCGCGCACCTGCTCGGCCTCAGGGCTGCGGCATGA
- a CDS encoding BCD family MFS transporter, which produces MAPALPRSDSTGLGWFSIIRLGLVQASIGAIVMLAASLLNRVMVVEYALAAAIPAGLVAWHYAVQLARPLWGHGSDHGRSRTPWIVGGMAVLAGGALLAVRATVLLPDDALTGGALAVLAFTMIGAGVGAAGTSMLALLASGVVPERRAAAAAVTWTMMIAGIVVAAGVAGALLDPFSQARLAAVANGVALAAFALACAAIWRLEPRAMADFADRDRGDAPGFADALREIMQETAARRFTVLIFVSMLAYSMQDLILEPFAGLVFGMSPGESTQLSGLQHGGVLVGMILAGIGGSAFAGRLPVDLRLWIVAGCAGSGIALFGLAIAALAGPGWPLAANVFVLGFCNGVFAVSAIGAMMGLAGAGEKTREGVRMGVWGAAQAIAFGLGGLGGAIGVDIARRVAGQDGVAFQLIFALEASLFILAAMLAVQAKRRAPVRAREGVAAA; this is translated from the coding sequence ATGGCCCCCGCCCTGCCCCGTTCTGACTCGACCGGCCTCGGGTGGTTCTCCATCATCCGCCTCGGCCTCGTCCAGGCATCCATCGGTGCGATCGTGATGCTGGCGGCATCGCTGCTCAACCGCGTGATGGTGGTCGAATATGCGCTCGCCGCCGCGATTCCCGCCGGGCTGGTCGCGTGGCACTATGCGGTGCAGCTCGCGCGGCCGCTCTGGGGGCATGGATCGGATCACGGGCGCAGCCGCACGCCGTGGATCGTCGGCGGCATGGCGGTGCTCGCGGGCGGAGCGCTGCTGGCGGTGCGCGCGACCGTGCTCTTGCCCGATGATGCGCTCACCGGTGGCGCACTCGCGGTGCTGGCCTTCACGATGATCGGCGCGGGCGTGGGCGCGGCGGGCACATCGATGCTCGCGCTGCTCGCCTCGGGCGTCGTCCCCGAAAGGCGCGCTGCCGCGGCGGCGGTGACCTGGACGATGATGATCGCCGGGATCGTGGTCGCCGCGGGCGTCGCGGGCGCGCTGCTCGATCCCTTTTCGCAGGCGCGCCTCGCTGCCGTGGCGAACGGAGTCGCGCTGGCCGCCTTCGCGCTGGCATGCGCCGCGATCTGGCGCCTCGAACCGCGTGCCATGGCCGACTTCGCGGATCGGGATCGGGGGGATGCCCCCGGCTTCGCCGATGCACTGCGCGAGATAATGCAGGAGACCGCTGCGCGCCGTTTCACCGTGCTGATCTTCGTCTCGATGCTCGCCTATTCGATGCAGGACCTGATCCTCGAGCCTTTTGCGGGCCTCGTCTTCGGCATGAGCCCCGGCGAGTCGACGCAGCTTTCGGGGCTTCAGCACGGCGGCGTGCTGGTGGGCATGATCCTTGCCGGGATCGGCGGCAGCGCCTTTGCCGGACGGCTGCCGGTCGACCTCCGCCTGTGGATCGTCGCGGGCTGCGCGGGATCAGGAATTGCGCTTTTCGGACTGGCCATCGCCGCGCTGGCGGGGCCGGGCTGGCCACTCGCCGCCAATGTCTTCGTCCTCGGCTTTTGCAACGGCGTCTTCGCAGTCTCCGCCATCGGAGCGATGATGGGGCTGGCGGGCGCGGGAGAAAAGACGCGCGAGGGCGTGCGGATGGGCGTGTGGGGCGCGGCGCAGGCGATCGCCTTCGGCCTCGGCGGCCTGGGCGGCGCGATCGGCGTCGATATTGCGCGGCGGGTCGCGGGGCAGGACGGCGTCGCCTTCCAGCTGATCTTCGCACTCGAAGCCTCGCTCTTCATCCTCGCCGCGATGCTCGCGGTCCAGGCAAAACGGCGCGCACCAGTACGGGCCAGAGAGGGAGTGGCAGCGGCATGA
- the chlG gene encoding chlorophyll synthase ChlG — protein MERSALTFRTSPPPAARDVLALLKPITWFPPMWAFAVGVVSSGAAVDRRWLLVACGVLLAGPMVCGTSQAVNDWFDRHVDAINEPDRPIPSGRVAGRWGLAIAIAGTLLSLLLAPALGPLVLGAAAVGLALAWAYSAPPFRLKASGWWGPAVVGLTYEGLSWFTGAAVMLGAMPAPSVLTILILYSLGAHGIMTLNDFKAVEGDRTTGLRSLPVTLGVRNASLLACATMVVTQAIVIALLFAWGHTLSGAIVAALLAGQFALMPRLLRNPAKHAPWYGTTGVTLYVLGMLAAGLGLGGYI, from the coding sequence ATGGAACGATCGGCGCTCACTTTCCGGACGTCGCCGCCGCCTGCGGCCCGCGATGTCCTCGCGCTGCTCAAACCCATCACCTGGTTTCCGCCGATGTGGGCCTTCGCGGTCGGGGTCGTGTCGTCCGGCGCGGCGGTCGACAGGCGCTGGCTGCTGGTCGCGTGCGGCGTGCTGCTGGCCGGCCCGATGGTGTGCGGCACCAGCCAGGCGGTCAACGACTGGTTCGACCGGCACGTCGACGCGATCAACGAGCCGGACCGCCCGATTCCCTCGGGCAGGGTCGCGGGCCGCTGGGGCCTCGCCATCGCCATTGCCGGAACGCTGCTGTCGCTGCTGCTGGCACCGGCGCTGGGTCCGCTCGTACTGGGTGCAGCGGCCGTCGGCCTCGCGCTCGCCTGGGCCTACAGCGCCCCGCCCTTCCGCCTGAAGGCGAGCGGCTGGTGGGGCCCGGCAGTGGTGGGTCTGACCTATGAAGGGCTGAGCTGGTTCACCGGGGCCGCCGTGATGCTCGGCGCGATGCCCGCGCCTTCCGTCCTGACCATCCTGATCCTCTATTCGCTCGGCGCGCACGGGATCATGACGCTGAACGATTTCAAGGCGGTCGAAGGCGACCGCACGACCGGACTGCGCTCGCTTCCCGTCACGCTCGGCGTGCGTAATGCGAGCCTGCTCGCCTGCGCGACCATGGTGGTGACGCAGGCCATCGTCATCGCACTGCTCTTCGCATGGGGGCACACGCTTTCGGGCGCGATCGTCGCCGCGCTGCTCGCCGGGCAGTTCGCGCTCATGCCGCGACTGCTGCGCAATCCGGCGAAGCACGCCCCGTGGTACGGCACCACCGGCGTTACGCTCTATGTCCTCGGCATGCTCGCGGCCGGGCTGGGCCTCGGGGGCTATATCTGA
- the ppsR gene encoding transcriptional regulator PpsR — MLTKKHGSDAERSFADSADVFGALDADAAQRLAIVAGDIALVIDDTGDILDSAIDLREFPEFEDWTGTNWLETVTIESRPKLMEMLAAARKGESHRWRQVNHPTTDGDVPVRYSLVGLGNGRHLAFGRDLRDVARTQQRLLQVQQALERDYMRMRQLEARYRMLFERSREAVLIVEADSHRIREANPAAERLAGARADSLPGKKLGGLFDSSSRDSLTTQLGAALGSDSATPLQARLSRSNREVTVAATGFSQNRRQYLLLIVTPVDEHPVRDDHHLSEIVETMPDAFVLADADMRILRANAAFVELVEAASEEQLSGRSLSRLLGRPGIDLDLIAGQMEKDGVARNVTSVVRSIGGTSEEPVEISAVATQEDPRYFGFVIRPVARRLREVATGGEDLPRSVDELTDLVGRMPLKDIVRESTDLIERLCIEAALLYTSDNRASAAEILGLSRQSLYSKLNRYGLGKQGEDAR; from the coding sequence ATGCTGACCAAGAAGCACGGTAGTGACGCGGAACGCTCGTTCGCAGACAGCGCGGACGTCTTCGGCGCGCTCGATGCCGATGCCGCGCAGCGCCTCGCCATCGTCGCGGGCGACATCGCGCTGGTCATCGACGACACCGGCGACATCCTCGACAGCGCGATCGACCTGCGCGAATTCCCGGAATTCGAGGACTGGACGGGCACCAACTGGCTCGAAACGGTCACGATCGAAAGCCGCCCCAAGCTGATGGAAATGCTCGCCGCGGCCCGCAAGGGCGAGTCGCATCGCTGGCGACAGGTCAACCATCCCACGACCGACGGCGACGTACCGGTGCGCTATTCGCTGGTCGGACTCGGCAACGGCCGCCACCTCGCCTTCGGCCGCGACCTGCGCGACGTTGCGCGCACGCAGCAGCGGTTATTGCAGGTGCAGCAGGCGCTGGAACGCGACTACATGCGGATGCGCCAGCTCGAGGCACGCTACCGTATGCTGTTCGAACGGTCGCGCGAGGCCGTGCTGATCGTCGAGGCGGACAGCCATCGTATCCGCGAAGCGAACCCCGCCGCCGAAAGACTGGCCGGCGCACGTGCAGACAGCCTGCCCGGCAAGAAGCTGGGCGGCCTGTTCGATTCCTCCTCGCGCGATTCGCTGACCACCCAGCTCGGCGCCGCGCTCGGTTCGGATTCGGCCACGCCGCTTCAAGCCAGGCTTTCCAGGAGCAACCGCGAAGTGACCGTCGCGGCGACGGGGTTCAGCCAGAATCGCCGCCAATACCTCCTGCTGATCGTCACTCCGGTCGACGAGCATCCCGTGCGCGACGACCACCACCTGTCCGAAATCGTCGAGACCATGCCCGACGCCTTCGTCCTCGCCGATGCGGACATGCGCATCCTGCGCGCCAACGCGGCCTTCGTCGAACTGGTCGAGGCCGCGAGCGAGGAACAGCTGAGCGGGCGGTCGCTGTCGCGCCTGCTCGGCCGGCCGGGGATCGATCTGGATCTGATCGCGGGCCAGATGGAGAAGGACGGAGTCGCCCGCAACGTGACCAGCGTGGTCCGATCGATCGGCGGCACGTCCGAAGAGCCGGTCGAGATTTCGGCCGTCGCGACGCAGGAGGATCCGCGCTATTTCGGCTTCGTCATCCGCCCCGTCGCCCGCCGCTTGCGCGAAGTCGCGACGGGTGGCGAAGACCTGCCCCGCTCGGTCGACGAACTGACCGATCTGGTCGGGCGCATGCCGCTGAAGGACATCGTGCGCGAAAGCACCGACCTGATCGAGCGACTGTGTATCGAGGCCGCGCTGCTCTACACGTCGGACAATCGCGCCTCCGCCGCCGAAATCCTCGGCCTGAGCCGGCAGAGCCTCTATTCCAAGCTCAACCGCTATGGTCTGGGCAAGCAGGGCGAAGACGCCAGATAA
- a CDS encoding cobalamin B12-binding domain-containing protein produces the protein MASVFGMGSSALRNMIANPLGTRRRSPYRQPSHYPDDLGSVIEHQMIPRLMLAQSRVEPTARAEALDPIAPDFADSFAVNLLEWDADRALREVEALVARGYGVQPVFLDLLAPAARTLGRMWEEDECDFVEVTMGLWRLQEVMREVASRAPPIAGSLAAPAKSLFSPMPGDQHSFGALMIDEVFARAGWESEALIDPQRRELLTVISRKSLDLVGLTITTDSPSSALQSLIRAIRTVSANPAICIMIGGRMVNANPGLAEEVGADVSAADAFAALEIAERMVAETGLETNPAP, from the coding sequence ATGGCATCGGTTTTCGGGATGGGATCGTCCGCCCTCAGGAATATGATCGCGAACCCTCTGGGTACGCGCCGTCGCTCGCCTTATCGTCAGCCGAGCCATTATCCCGACGATCTGGGCAGTGTCATCGAACACCAGATGATCCCCCGCCTGATGCTCGCCCAGTCGCGCGTCGAACCTACCGCCAGGGCGGAAGCTCTCGATCCGATCGCACCCGATTTCGCGGACAGCTTCGCCGTCAATCTGCTGGAGTGGGACGCGGACCGCGCGCTGCGCGAGGTCGAGGCGCTGGTCGCGCGCGGCTACGGCGTGCAGCCGGTCTTTCTCGATCTTCTCGCCCCCGCCGCGCGCACGCTCGGCAGGATGTGGGAAGAGGACGAGTGCGATTTCGTGGAAGTCACGATGGGACTGTGGCGGCTGCAGGAAGTCATGCGCGAAGTCGCCTCGCGTGCGCCGCCCATCGCGGGGTCGCTGGCCGCACCCGCGAAGTCCTTGTTTTCGCCCATGCCGGGCGACCAGCACAGCTTCGGCGCGCTGATGATCGATGAGGTTTTTGCACGCGCCGGATGGGAAAGCGAAGCATTGATCGACCCGCAGCGGCGTGAGCTTCTGACGGTAATTTCGCGCAAATCCTTGGATTTGGTGGGATTGACCATCACCACCGATTCACCTAGCAGCGCGCTTCAATCCCTGATCCGGGCCATTCGCACCGTGTCGGCCAATCCCGCAATATGCATCATGATCGGCGGTCGGATGGTCAACGCGAATCCTGGCCTGGCGGAGGAAGTCGGTGCCGACGTCTCGGCAGCGGATGCCTTCGCCGCGCTCGAAATCGCGGAACGCATGGTTGCGGAAACGGGACTCGAAACCAATCCCGCACCCTAG
- the bchF gene encoding 2-vinyl bacteriochlorophyllide hydratase — MPQGGAALYTPAERARRDASAWTIVQGVLAPLQFAIFLLSLVLVLRTLLTGQGALAADLSIIAKTFALYAIMVTGSIWEKEVFGKWLFARPFFWEDVFSMVVIALHTAYLAMLLGGIGSVEARLLVALAGYAAYVVNAGQFLLKLRAARLADSVQAVPA; from the coding sequence ATGCCGCAGGGTGGTGCGGCGCTTTATACGCCCGCCGAGCGTGCCCGCCGCGACGCAAGCGCGTGGACGATCGTCCAAGGCGTGCTCGCACCTCTCCAGTTCGCGATTTTCCTGCTCAGCCTCGTGCTGGTGCTGCGCACACTGCTCACGGGCCAGGGCGCGCTCGCCGCCGATCTCTCGATCATCGCCAAGACCTTCGCGCTCTACGCGATCATGGTCACCGGCTCGATCTGGGAGAAGGAGGTCTTTGGAAAATGGCTCTTCGCCCGGCCCTTCTTCTGGGAAGACGTGTTCAGCATGGTCGTGATCGCGCTGCACACGGCCTACCTCGCCATGCTTCTGGGCGGCATCGGTAGCGTCGAGGCGCGGCTCCTCGTCGCGCTGGCGGGATACGCCGCCTATGTCGTCAATGCCGGTCAGTTCCTGCTCAAGCTGCGCGCCGCGCGACTCGCGGACAGCGTTCAGGCGGTGCCCGCATGA
- a CDS encoding ferredoxin:protochlorophyllide reductase (ATP-dependent) subunit N — MKADAFSLPVDSGCAAPPTREVLRERGQREVFCGLTGIVWLHRKMQDAFFLVVGSRTCAHLLQSAAGVMIFAEPRFATAIIEERDLAGMADCHEELDRVVDRLLARRPEIKQLFLVGSCPSEVIKLDLGKAAERLGAKHAGQVRVLNYSGSGIETTFTEGEDACLASLVPAMPASAPDAAPALLMVGSLPDIVEDQFLRLFAQLGIENVGVLPARTADGLPAVGPNTRILLAQPFLGETAQALEARGAQRIDAPFPFGAEGTTAWLKAAAQAFGIDAKHANAVIAPGRERAKRALEHHREKLAGKRISFLPDSQLEVPLARFLATELGMQPVEVGTPYLNRKLVARDLEQLPQATRISEGQDVDRQLDRVRADRPDLTVCGLGLANPLEAEGLSTKWAIELVFSPIHGFEQAGDLAELFARPLRRRDVLQV; from the coding sequence ATGAAGGCCGACGCATTCTCGCTCCCCGTCGATAGCGGCTGCGCGGCCCCGCCCACCCGCGAGGTGTTGCGCGAGCGCGGGCAACGCGAAGTTTTCTGCGGGCTGACCGGGATCGTCTGGCTCCATCGCAAGATGCAGGACGCCTTCTTCCTCGTGGTCGGATCGCGCACCTGCGCGCACCTGCTGCAATCGGCCGCGGGCGTCATGATCTTCGCCGAGCCGCGCTTCGCCACTGCGATCATCGAGGAGCGCGATCTGGCGGGCATGGCGGACTGCCATGAAGAGCTGGACCGCGTGGTCGACCGCCTGCTGGCCCGGCGGCCCGAGATAAAGCAGCTGTTCCTCGTCGGCTCGTGCCCGTCCGAAGTCATCAAGCTCGACCTCGGCAAGGCTGCCGAGCGACTCGGCGCAAAGCACGCCGGGCAGGTTCGGGTTCTCAATTATTCGGGCAGCGGGATCGAGACGACCTTTACCGAGGGCGAGGATGCCTGCCTTGCCTCGCTGGTCCCCGCCATGCCTGCGAGCGCGCCCGACGCGGCGCCCGCATTGCTGATGGTCGGATCGCTGCCGGATATCGTCGAAGACCAGTTCCTGCGCCTGTTCGCGCAGCTTGGTATCGAAAACGTCGGCGTGCTGCCCGCGCGCACTGCTGACGGCCTGCCGGCTGTCGGCCCGAACACGCGAATTCTCCTCGCGCAGCCCTTCCTCGGCGAAACCGCACAGGCTCTCGAAGCACGCGGTGCCCAGCGGATCGACGCGCCGTTCCCCTTCGGTGCCGAGGGCACCACCGCCTGGCTCAAGGCGGCGGCGCAGGCTTTCGGGATCGACGCGAAGCACGCCAACGCGGTGATCGCTCCGGGCCGCGAGCGCGCCAAGCGCGCGCTCGAACATCATCGCGAGAAGCTGGCGGGCAAGCGGATCAGCTTCCTGCCCGACTCGCAGCTCGAAGTGCCGCTGGCGCGCTTCCTCGCCACCGAACTGGGCATGCAGCCGGTCGAGGTCGGCACGCCCTATCTCAACCGCAAGCTCGTCGCGCGCGATCTGGAGCAATTGCCGCAGGCCACGCGCATCAGCGAAGGGCAGGATGTCGACCGGCAGCTCGACCGGGTCCGCGCCGACCGGCCCGACCTGACCGTGTGCGGCCTCGGCCTCGCCAATCCGCTGGAGGCCGAAGGGCTTTCCACCAAATGGGCGATCGAGCTGGTCTTCTCGCCCATCCACGGCTTCGAGCAGGCGGGCGACCTCGCCGAGCTTTTCGCGCGCCCGCTGCGCCGCCGCGACGTGTTGCAGGTGTAG